GTCGCAAAGTTCGGGCTAATTGATTTGACTAATTATTAGCCAGCTAATCAAGCCCGTACAATGACAGATTGTCGCAGGGTATGACGCAGCACTTCACCATTTCGCATATTGGTCTTCTACGAATCCCCACAGATTGTCGATGCGCACCTCGGCCTCTCCCGCCGGTTTCAGCACGCCGCTGAAGCGCCCGAAGATCTGCTTGAAGTTGCTCGCCAGCAGGCCCAGGTTGAGGCGCTCCTGGTGCAGGCCGTGGGCTTCGAAGCGCAGCTCGACCTGGCCGTCGTAGGAACCGATGGTCCAGGGCTGTAGCGGCTGGTCGCGGTCGAACTCGAAACGCACGGTATCGACCTTCACCAGCCGGCCATCGAGCCAGTAGCAGTTCTCGGTGAAACTGGTTTCATTGACCCCGCACGAGAGGTTCAGGCCGACGCGCCGTCCCTGCGCCTCGCCGGACAGGCAGGCCCAGTTCCAGAAGGTTTCGCGGCGCATGTAGCCGGCGGACCAGTCGTGGTGCGCGTAGGCATCCAGCGCACGCAGGTCGTAGTTGCCCAGCGCGCTGCGCACCTCGCCGTGGCAGTGCACGCCGGCCACCTTGCGCGCATAGACCCATCCGTTCACCGCCGCCGGGGTACACAGGCTCATGGGTTCGAAGGCTGGTTGCGCCTCGCTGAAACACGCGTCGATACGGGTGCCATCGTCCAGTTCCACCAACAGGCGCTTCTCCAGTGGAGCCAAACCGTTCTCCAGGCGCAACAGGTTGCGGCCCTGGAGCAGCTCGCAGACGCCGTCGTTGGGCGCCTGCGAGAAGCGCGAGCCCTTGCCCAGCGGGCACTTGAACTGGCGTTCGATCATGCGCCCGCTTTCAGGGTGGTAGAGGTAGACGAAGCCGATGGACAGCAGGCTCAGATCGGCCAGCGCGCAGCCGCCGATCAGCGTCGGGCTGATCAGGCCGAAGTACTGGAACTGATGGAAACTGCGCCACTTGCTCAGCGCGCCGAGACGACGCCCCATAGGGGAGCGGAAGTCGAAGTCGCGGTGGTTGATCGTCGCCGGGGTGGTGGAAAAGATGCCGTAGTGCGGTTGGCCGTTGGCCTGGATCAGCTGCTGCATGGGCGCGGGCTCGGTGGCGGGGTCCGGCGCATCCTAGCACCGGCCCCGCGGGCGCCGCAGTCACGCACGGCGCCAGTGCGGGGGACGGAATCGGCCATCAGGACGGGCCCCGCGCTGGGTGTACAACCGCTCAAGGCATTCAGGCCACCACCTGATTGCGTCCGAATGCCTTGGCCTCGTACAACGCCCGATCGGCGTGTTCATAGATGCTGCGCAGCGGGTGCCCGGTTTCCGGCCACAGGCAGGACACCCCGATGGACAGCGTCACTTCGTCCGCCGTCAGCGAGCCCTCGTGGGCGATGGCCAGCCCCTGCACCGCCTCGCGCAGCACTTCGGCGCGCTCCCTGGCCTCGCGCTCGCTGGCCCCGTAGAGCAGCACGGCAAACTCTTCGCCGCCCAGGCGCACGGCCATGTCCAACGGCCGCCGGGCGCAGGCGGCAAGCACCTCGCCGATGCGTTGCAGCACGGTATCGCCAGCCTGGTGGCCGTAGCGGTCGTTGTAGGCCTTGAAGTGGTCGACGTCGCAGAGCAGCAGCGCCAGTCCCACGCTCTCGCGCTGCGCCTGGCGCCACAGGCGTTCCAGCTGGCGGTTGAAGCTACGGCGGTTGTGCAGGCCGGTGAGGCTGTCGTGCTCGGCCATCATCTTCAGCAGGCGGCTGATCAGGAAATGCTGGCGGGACTTGTACTCCAGCAGGTAGCACCCCACGGCGCCGACCAGATTGCCGAACAGCAGGAACACCACGTTGCTGATCAGCTTGGGCAACGGCAGGGCGACATACAGCTCGAACCCCACGTACGCCAGCAGGATGACGAAGGCGCAGGCCACCGCCTCGGAAAAGCGCAAGCCGATCAGGAAGTAGGCGGCCATGCTGACCAGCAGCAATCCCTCGTAGGGATACGTCTGGTCCACGGTATGGGCGATGCCCGCCACGGCCGCTGCGCCGATGCCGACGCTGAGGATGCAGGCCAGGCTCAGCGGCACCAGCAGTTGGGTATGCCGGCGCTGCAGGATCAGCCCGCCGCAGACGGTCAGCAGCACCAGCACGCCGATGCGCACTGCGAGCATGTCCCAGTGTTCTGGAGTCCGGATGAGGAGAAAGTCGATGGCCGCCAGCGCCAGCCAGATCAGCACTCCGACGCTCAGCGCGGTGCGCTTGAGATCGAAGCTGTCTTCCAGCAGGTAGTGACGGTACTGGGTTTCGAGGTCGGGCTCGAAGCTCAGGCGGCGAAAGCCCCGGGAGAGCTGTTCGGCATAGGCATTGGAGCGGACGTCGTCCAGCCAGCTTTGTTGCGGCACGTTCACCTCTTCTCGTGGAGGTCTAAGTGCCACCATAGCTGTTCGAGATGAGCGTCACAAGTTTGTCGTTTTGCCCCGTCACGAATATGACGAAGCGGGGTGCGATGAATGTACAAGCGGACTCCGTCCGCGATCAGCGCCGCTGCGGAACTCTTCGCGGGCAGAGTCCTACGGAAAAGACAATAACGACGCGATCAGACTTCCAGCTCGGCCTGCAACGCGGCGCGCACACAGTGCAGCACTCCCAGCGGCACGCGGCCTTCGAACAGCTCGGCGATGGCATTCACCGGCGGCAGCTCGCCGTCCTCGTCGAGGAAGGCGTCCTGTACTTCGCCAAGCAGTTCCTCGGGCAGGTCCAGCGCCTGCTCCAGGGTCAGTTGCTGACGGCCGATGGCCTCGGCCAGCAGGCTGTAGACGTTCTTCTCGCTGCAATCGAGCTGGCGGGCGATCTGTGCCGGGGTCATGCCGGCGCGGGCCAGGGTCACCAGTTCATGGCGCAGGTCGGTGACCGGCGCCGGGGCGTCGGGCGCCGCCTCGGACTCGGTGAGCACGTCGAGGAAGGCCTGGCCGTAGCGTTCCAGCTTGCGCGCGCCGACGCCGCTGACCTGGGCCATCGCGGTGAGCGTGGTGGGCTGGCTGCGCAGCATCTCCAGCAGGGTCGCATCGGGGAAGATGACGTAGGGCGGCACCGAGTGCTCCTGGGCCAACTTGCGCCGCAGGGTACGCAGGGCTTCCCACATCTCGCGCTCTTCCTGGCGTACCAGTTGGCTGGCCGGGCTGGCGCCGCCAGTGGAAGACGACGACTTGCTGCGCTGCGGCTTGGGATCGCGGCGCAGGGCCAGCGTCTCTTCGCCGCGCAGCAGCGGACGGCAGGCCTCGGTCAGGCGCAGGCCGTTGAAGCCGTCGACGTCCACATCGGCGAAGCCGCGGGCGACCAGTTGGCGGAACAGCGTGCGCCATTCGTCCTCGGCACGGGACTTGCCGATGCCGAATACCGCCAGGTGCTGGTGGCCGGCACTG
This Pseudomonas sp. ATCC 13867 DNA region includes the following protein-coding sequences:
- a CDS encoding DUF2804 domain-containing protein → MQQLIQANGQPHYGIFSTTPATINHRDFDFRSPMGRRLGALSKWRSFHQFQYFGLISPTLIGGCALADLSLLSIGFVYLYHPESGRMIERQFKCPLGKGSRFSQAPNDGVCELLQGRNLLRLENGLAPLEKRLLVELDDGTRIDACFSEAQPAFEPMSLCTPAAVNGWVYARKVAGVHCHGEVRSALGNYDLRALDAYAHHDWSAGYMRRETFWNWACLSGEAQGRRVGLNLSCGVNETSFTENCYWLDGRLVKVDTVRFEFDRDQPLQPWTIGSYDGQVELRFEAHGLHQERLNLGLLASNFKQIFGRFSGVLKPAGEAEVRIDNLWGFVEDQYAKW
- a CDS encoding GGDEF domain-containing protein, with the translated sequence MVALRPPREEVNVPQQSWLDDVRSNAYAEQLSRGFRRLSFEPDLETQYRHYLLEDSFDLKRTALSVGVLIWLALAAIDFLLIRTPEHWDMLAVRIGVLVLLTVCGGLILQRRHTQLLVPLSLACILSVGIGAAAVAGIAHTVDQTYPYEGLLLVSMAAYFLIGLRFSEAVACAFVILLAYVGFELYVALPLPKLISNVVFLLFGNLVGAVGCYLLEYKSRQHFLISRLLKMMAEHDSLTGLHNRRSFNRQLERLWRQAQRESVGLALLLCDVDHFKAYNDRYGHQAGDTVLQRIGEVLAACARRPLDMAVRLGGEEFAVLLYGASEREARERAEVLREAVQGLAIAHEGSLTADEVTLSIGVSCLWPETGHPLRSIYEHADRALYEAKAFGRNQVVA